One region of Terricaulis silvestris genomic DNA includes:
- a CDS encoding SDR family oxidoreductase codes for MKVLANKVAIITGASSGIGHAAAKLFAAEGARLVLVARRQAELEALASEIGAHGGECAILAGDVRHEETALDAVTLAQRAFGGLDIAFNNAGSLGEMGEVTEISPDGWRDAIEVNLTSAFFAARHQIPAMLARGRGSLIYTSTFVGHTAGFPGMSAYAASKAGVIGLTRNLAAEYGRKGIRVNALLPGAVDTPMGRSVAHSEEIRSFVANLNAMKRIAAPEELARAALFLASDASSFMTGEAMLVDGGVSINRT; via the coding sequence ATGAAGGTGCTTGCAAACAAAGTAGCGATCATCACGGGCGCCAGTTCCGGCATCGGCCACGCCGCGGCGAAACTGTTTGCCGCCGAAGGCGCGCGCCTTGTGCTTGTCGCACGGCGGCAGGCCGAACTGGAAGCGCTCGCCAGTGAAATCGGCGCGCATGGCGGCGAATGCGCCATCTTGGCTGGCGACGTGCGCCATGAAGAGACCGCGCTGGACGCGGTCACTCTAGCGCAGCGCGCTTTCGGTGGGCTCGACATCGCCTTCAACAATGCGGGCTCACTCGGCGAAATGGGCGAGGTCACCGAGATTTCGCCCGACGGCTGGCGCGACGCCATAGAAGTGAACCTCACCAGCGCCTTCTTCGCCGCACGCCACCAAATCCCGGCCATGCTCGCGCGCGGCCGCGGGTCGCTGATCTACACCTCGACCTTCGTCGGCCACACCGCAGGCTTCCCCGGCATGAGCGCCTATGCGGCGAGCAAGGCGGGCGTGATCGGACTCACGCGCAACCTTGCGGCGGAGTACGGACGCAAAGGCATTCGCGTGAATGCCCTGCTACCGGGCGCTGTCGATACGCCGATGGGCCGGAGCGTCGCGCACAGCGAAGAGATCCGCTCTTTCGTCGCCAACTTAAACGCCATGAAGCGCATTGCCGCGCCCGAGGAACTGGCACGCGCGGCGCTCTTTCTGGCGTCGGATGCGTCGAGCTTCATGACGGGCGAAGCGATGCTGGTGGACGGAGGCGTCTCGATCAACCGGACTTAG
- a CDS encoding response regulator transcription factor gives MATIALVDDDENILASLKVFFEAEGYTVRSYTDGATALAALAEAPPDIAILDIKMPRMDGVEVLRRLRQSSNLPVIFLTSKDDEMDEVVGFNVGADDYIKKPFSQRLLSERVKALLRRTRANMPGADPGGDKKPIVRGELTLDPNRHACTWKGEQVRLTVTEFLILQALAQRPGYVKSRDQLMDAAYDDQVYVDDRTIDSHIKRLRKKFRDIDGDFDAIETLYGVGYRYNEA, from the coding sequence ATGGCCACCATCGCCCTTGTCGACGACGACGAGAACATCCTCGCTTCACTGAAGGTCTTCTTCGAAGCGGAAGGCTACACCGTGCGCAGCTACACCGATGGCGCCACGGCTTTGGCGGCGCTCGCCGAGGCGCCGCCGGACATCGCCATTCTCGACATCAAGATGCCGCGCATGGATGGCGTCGAAGTGCTGCGGCGCCTGCGCCAATCGTCGAACCTGCCGGTTATCTTCCTGACCTCGAAGGATGACGAGATGGACGAAGTGGTCGGCTTCAATGTCGGCGCCGACGACTACATCAAAAAGCCTTTCTCTCAGCGCCTGCTCAGTGAGCGCGTGAAAGCGTTGCTGCGCCGCACGCGCGCCAACATGCCTGGCGCCGATCCGGGAGGGGACAAAAAGCCGATCGTGCGTGGCGAACTCACGCTCGATCCGAACCGCCACGCCTGCACCTGGAAGGGCGAGCAAGTGCGGCTCACGGTCACCGAATTTCTTATCCTCCAAGCGCTCGCGCAGCGCCCGGGCTACGTGAAGAGCCGGGATCAGCTGATGGACGCGGCTTATGACGATCAGGTCTATGTCGACGACAGAACCATCGACTCGCACATCAAGCGGCTCCGCAAGAAGTTCCGCGACATCGACGGCGACTTCGACGCGATCGAAACCCTCTATGGCGTCGGCTATCGCTACAACGAAGCCTGA
- a CDS encoding VOC family protein — protein MPTYHRGRLVDHVHLRVSDLGASKRFYRDVLATLGREPTIETDDAIGFDELWIDAADSAGPSHVHLAFQAADRDAVKRFYEAGLAAGGRDNGKPGERDYHPGYYACFLLDPDGHNIEAVHHGPFTRNVESVEFKVG, from the coding sequence ATGCCTACCTATCATCGCGGTCGCCTCGTCGACCATGTTCACCTCCGTGTCTCGGATCTTGGCGCTTCAAAGCGCTTCTATCGCGACGTCCTGGCTACGCTCGGACGCGAGCCGACGATCGAAACTGACGACGCTATCGGCTTCGACGAACTCTGGATTGACGCCGCCGACAGCGCCGGGCCGAGCCACGTCCACCTCGCCTTCCAGGCCGCGGATCGCGATGCGGTGAAACGGTTCTACGAAGCTGGCCTCGCAGCCGGCGGGCGCGACAACGGCAAGCCGGGCGAGCGCGACTATCACCCCGGCTACTACGCCTGCTTCCTGCTCGATCCGGATGGGCACAACATCGAGGCGGTGCATCACGGCCCGTTTACGCGCAACGTAGAGTCGGTTGAGTTCAAAGTCGGCTAG
- a CDS encoding sensor histidine kinase, giving the protein MASAIATTKPEGGRGEGLRAVARSRIARIIFIWNFAGLFVLVLGVLLLTEMRAGLTDAQFRNLRTQGELITNLLIETGTVEGDPYPYVNEVRVRDTLRRILPPIAEGARGGVGQPRVRMFADDGRLIADSDVIYDRLEETALPEVGQEESIGQSIRRTAQRVEYIRLTPWRPTISLEEEIARAQRGEIARGERLNEKGERVVSVTLPLRRVQAVMGTVTIESADVERILVAERASMIPFVLGATVAIFLSSLLLALFIARPLRTLAQAADSLRLSGSTRLSLPDVSRRKDEIGALSHSMEAMTGALADRIDANERFAADVSHEIKNPLASIKSAVESARNAREPAQQTQMLAIVAQDVQRLDRLVTDIARASRIEAETARGDLGKVDLGALLYELTRAYAPAPDEELKAPVVFKGDRPAGVIVLGQEGPLGQVFRNLIDNARSFSPPGGMVTVTIEILKNKDGSIVRAQVEDQGPGIPPENLETVFERFYTQRPKGVAFGGNSGLGLSIARQIVTSHGGRIFAQNLDGLGRGERGGARLIVELPLAAAARA; this is encoded by the coding sequence ATGGCGTCGGCTATCGCTACAACGAAGCCTGAAGGCGGTCGCGGCGAGGGCTTGCGCGCGGTTGCGCGCTCACGCATCGCCCGCATCATCTTCATCTGGAATTTCGCCGGACTGTTCGTCCTGGTGCTCGGCGTGCTGTTGCTCACCGAAATGCGCGCAGGCCTGACCGACGCGCAGTTCCGCAATCTGCGCACGCAGGGCGAGCTCATCACCAACCTGCTGATCGAGACCGGTACGGTTGAGGGCGATCCCTATCCGTATGTGAACGAGGTCAGAGTGCGCGACACGCTGAGGCGCATCTTGCCGCCCATCGCGGAGGGCGCACGGGGCGGCGTCGGGCAGCCACGCGTACGGATGTTCGCGGACGACGGGCGGCTGATCGCCGACAGCGACGTGATCTACGATCGGCTTGAAGAAACGGCGCTGCCGGAAGTCGGCCAAGAGGAAAGCATCGGCCAGTCGATCCGCCGCACCGCGCAGCGCGTCGAATACATACGGCTCACGCCATGGCGGCCGACCATCTCACTGGAAGAAGAAATTGCCCGCGCCCAGCGCGGTGAGATCGCGCGCGGCGAGCGGCTCAACGAAAAAGGTGAGCGCGTTGTCTCCGTGACGCTGCCGCTCCGGCGCGTCCAAGCCGTGATGGGCACCGTCACTATCGAAAGCGCCGACGTGGAGCGCATCCTGGTCGCCGAGCGCGCTAGCATGATCCCGTTCGTGCTCGGCGCCACCGTCGCGATCTTCCTCTCTTCGCTGCTGCTCGCACTCTTCATCGCGCGCCCGCTGCGCACATTGGCGCAAGCGGCGGATAGTCTGCGCCTCAGCGGCTCAACCCGCCTTTCGCTGCCCGATGTTTCACGTCGTAAGGACGAAATCGGCGCTCTCAGCCATTCCATGGAAGCCATGACCGGCGCTCTCGCCGATCGTATCGACGCCAACGAACGCTTCGCCGCCGATGTCAGCCACGAAATCAAGAACCCGCTGGCGTCGATCAAGTCCGCGGTGGAATCCGCCCGCAACGCCCGCGAGCCGGCGCAGCAAACCCAAATGCTCGCCATCGTCGCCCAAGACGTGCAGCGGCTCGACCGCCTCGTCACCGATATCGCCCGCGCCAGTCGCATCGAAGCGGAGACCGCACGCGGTGATCTCGGCAAAGTCGATCTCGGCGCGCTGCTCTACGAACTGACGCGCGCCTATGCGCCGGCGCCGGACGAAGAATTGAAAGCGCCCGTCGTATTCAAAGGCGATCGGCCCGCGGGCGTGATCGTCCTCGGCCAAGAGGGCCCGCTCGGCCAGGTGTTCCGCAACCTGATCGACAACGCGCGTTCATTCAGCCCGCCCGGCGGCATGGTCACGGTCACGATCGAGATTCTGAAAAACAAAGACGGCTCGATCGTACGTGCGCAGGTCGAAGACCAAGGCCCGGGCATTCCGCCGGAGAATCTCGAAACCGTGTTCGAGCGTTTCTACACCCAGCGCCCCAAGGGCGTGGCCTTCGGCGGCAATTCTGGCCTCGGCCTCTCCATCGCTCGCCAGATCGTGACCAGTCACGGCGGCCGCATCTTCGCGCAAAATCTCGACGGCCTAGGCCGTGGCGAGCGCGGTGGAGCACGCCTAATAGTGGAATTGCCGCTTGCGGCAGCCGCGAGGGCTTGA